The Nocardioides humi genome includes a region encoding these proteins:
- a CDS encoding ACP S-malonyltransferase encodes MAPAVDHVTRLARSVSAQDARTPFLSNADGAVVRDGGDVLSRIVGQIARPVRWDLCLEAMTRLGVTGILELPPAGTLTGIAKRYFRGGDTTVETLSLNTPDQLDEAHAFCERHRAAVAAEAVSA; translated from the coding sequence ATGGCGCCCGCCGTCGACCACGTCACGCGCCTGGCCCGGTCGGTCTCGGCCCAGGACGCGCGGACTCCGTTCCTCTCCAACGCCGACGGCGCCGTCGTCCGCGACGGCGGCGACGTGCTGAGCCGGATCGTGGGCCAGATCGCCCGCCCGGTCCGCTGGGACCTGTGCCTGGAGGCCATGACCCGCCTCGGCGTCACCGGCATCCTCGAGCTGCCGCCGGCCGGCACCCTGACCGGCATCGCCAAGCGCTACTTCCGCGGTGGGGACACGACCGTCGAGACCCTCTCGCTCAACACCCCCGACCAGCTCGACGAGGCCCACGCCTTCTGCGAGCGCCACCGCGCCGCCGTCGCTGCCGAGGCGGTGTCGGCATGA
- a CDS encoding PucR family transcriptional regulator gives MSPTGTAQRAEATRQLRAATGSLSTAATARMDADLPWFRELSAEERSYVGMIVQAGVKGFVDWFADSGGADPQDDAVVGQVFGAAPRAMAGTVDLHQTVDLIRLTIDEVEANIERLLDPEVLPDVHAAVLRYGREVAFATAEVYARAAEVRGRWDARLEALAVDAVLRAETDESVLSRASAVGWSSRGEVAVVVGTAPPEASGAPTGVFEDVRHAAKEHGLDALSAVQGHLLVVILGGVHELEKDASTVVHLFGEGAVVVGPVAADLAHAHLSARVALDALRAAVGWPDAPRPVSAHDLLPERILAGDDLARLEAVDHLYRPLAESRGELVETLVAYFANGAGIEATARALFVHANTVRYRLGQIADLTGLTPRSPRRAHPPARAGPRAPGRLTATVRDAADSLLAAKQPHTQRGPCGVTR, from the coding sequence ATGTCCCCCACCGGTACGGCGCAGCGGGCCGAGGCCACCCGTCAGCTCCGCGCCGCCACAGGGTCGCTGAGCACGGCCGCGACGGCCCGGATGGACGCCGACCTGCCCTGGTTCCGCGAGCTCAGCGCCGAGGAGCGCTCGTACGTCGGGATGATCGTGCAGGCCGGCGTCAAGGGCTTCGTGGACTGGTTCGCCGACAGCGGCGGGGCCGACCCGCAGGACGACGCCGTCGTCGGCCAGGTCTTCGGCGCCGCGCCGCGGGCCATGGCCGGCACCGTCGACCTGCACCAGACGGTCGACCTGATCCGGCTCACCATCGACGAGGTCGAGGCCAACATCGAGCGGCTGCTCGACCCCGAGGTGCTGCCCGACGTCCACGCCGCCGTCCTCCGCTACGGCCGCGAGGTCGCCTTCGCGACCGCCGAGGTCTACGCCCGCGCCGCCGAGGTCCGGGGCCGCTGGGACGCCCGGCTCGAGGCGCTCGCGGTCGACGCCGTGCTCCGGGCCGAGACCGACGAGTCGGTCCTGTCCCGGGCCAGCGCCGTCGGCTGGTCCTCCCGCGGCGAGGTCGCGGTCGTCGTCGGCACCGCCCCGCCCGAGGCGTCCGGCGCCCCCACCGGCGTCTTCGAGGACGTGCGCCACGCCGCGAAGGAGCACGGCCTCGACGCGCTCAGCGCCGTCCAGGGCCACCTCCTCGTCGTGATCCTCGGCGGCGTCCACGAGCTCGAGAAGGACGCCAGCACGGTCGTCCACCTCTTCGGCGAGGGCGCCGTCGTCGTCGGCCCGGTGGCCGCCGACCTGGCCCACGCCCACCTGTCCGCCCGGGTCGCGCTCGATGCCCTCCGCGCCGCCGTGGGCTGGCCCGACGCCCCCCGGCCGGTCTCCGCCCACGACCTGCTGCCCGAGCGGATCCTCGCCGGCGACGACCTCGCCCGCCTCGAGGCGGTGGACCACCTCTACCGCCCCCTCGCCGAGTCCCGCGGCGAGCTGGTCGAGACCCTGGTGGCCTACTTCGCCAACGGCGCCGGCATCGAGGCCACCGCCCGCGCGCTGTTCGTGCACGCCAACACGGTCCGCTACCGGCTCGGCCAGATCGCCGACCTCACCGGCCTCACCCCTCGATCCCCGCGACGCGCTCACCCTCCAGCTCGCGCTGGTCCTCGGGCGCCAGGCCGCCTGACGGCCACGGTGCGCGACGCCGCCGACAGCCTCCTGGCCGCCAAGCAGCCCCACACTCAGCGAGGACCGTGCGGTGTCACCCGATAG
- a CDS encoding alpha/beta fold hydrolase, whose protein sequence is MSVGIDDVEYVTLHGKRRAYVKKGTGPAVLLLHGLACDHTTWAQVIDELAEKYTVIAPDLLGHGLSDKPRADYTLGGYANGMRDLLTVLGIDKVTVVGHSFGGGVAMQFAYQFPERTQRVMLVSTGGLGPEVTPLIKLIQVPGWFRVVGLLTLPGIRHAETFALRAAAEYGDVGPLRKYTRDLDEIADIVDSWKDRRTRFAIRHLVRAVIDWRGQIVTMSDRAYLSEAMPMAVLWGAEDQVIPVLHARNAGALAPDVRVDVLADAGHFPHKDHPEEFVRLLDDFISTTEPASYNRARFRRMLKAGATAPLGPLAAVAAAEARDEAVTPA, encoded by the coding sequence ATGTCGGTGGGGATCGACGACGTCGAGTACGTCACGCTGCACGGCAAGCGCCGTGCGTACGTCAAGAAGGGCACCGGGCCGGCCGTCCTGCTGCTGCACGGGCTGGCCTGCGACCACACCACGTGGGCGCAGGTCATCGACGAGCTGGCCGAGAAGTACACGGTCATCGCGCCCGACCTCCTCGGGCACGGGCTGTCGGACAAGCCGCGGGCCGACTACACGCTCGGCGGCTACGCCAACGGGATGCGCGACCTGCTCACCGTGCTCGGCATCGACAAGGTCACGGTGGTCGGCCACAGCTTCGGCGGCGGCGTCGCCATGCAGTTCGCCTACCAGTTCCCCGAGCGCACCCAGCGGGTGATGCTCGTCTCGACCGGCGGCCTCGGTCCGGAGGTGACGCCGCTGATCAAGCTGATCCAGGTGCCCGGCTGGTTCCGTGTCGTCGGGCTGCTGACGCTCCCGGGGATCCGGCACGCCGAGACCTTCGCGCTCCGTGCCGCGGCGGAGTACGGCGACGTGGGGCCGCTGCGCAAGTACACCCGCGACCTCGACGAGATCGCCGACATCGTCGACTCCTGGAAGGACCGGCGCACCCGGTTCGCGATCCGCCACCTGGTGCGCGCGGTGATCGACTGGCGGGGCCAGATCGTGACCATGTCCGACCGCGCCTACCTCAGCGAGGCGATGCCGATGGCGGTGCTGTGGGGCGCCGAGGACCAGGTGATCCCGGTCCTGCACGCCCGCAACGCGGGGGCGCTGGCGCCGGACGTCCGGGTGGACGTGCTGGCCGACGCCGGCCATTTCCCGCACAAGGACCACCCGGAGGAGTTCGTGCGCCTCCTCGACGACTTCATCTCCACGACCGAGCCGGCGTCGTACAACCGGGCGCGGTTCCGCCGGATGCTCAAGGCCGGCGCGACCGCGCCCCTCGGCCCGCTGGCCGCCGTCGCCGCGGCCGAGGCGCGCGACGAGGCGGTCACCCCTGCCTGA
- a CDS encoding SLC13 family permease, which translates to MLITLTSVFCLLAVVRALDGVHFFGAVAERIIGLLRTRRSLVLGLVGTTLVASMLITNDMALLTMLPLTAVTLRATGNDDLLAFVFVMETVAANLGGMITPFGSPQNLYLYQHYALGIDDFLRIMALPFALSAVLVVLACLPVRRTPHEPVAFPHRVAVGRTLLYLALFAVTVAIVLRLLPPWAGLGVVAVLLVADRSALLRVDYLLIGILAVFFVAAEGLARVPSVASALRDLLAVDPLVVSALGSQVLSNVPTAILAAPFTSEHAQLLVGVNVGGVGTVIASLASLITLRQYAVVRPGETAAFLRVFTVVNVAFLVVLLAATRGAVAAGWL; encoded by the coding sequence GTGCTGATCACGCTGACGAGCGTCTTCTGCCTGCTCGCGGTCGTGCGCGCGCTGGACGGCGTGCACTTCTTCGGCGCGGTGGCCGAGCGGATCATCGGGCTGCTGCGCACGCGCCGCTCGCTGGTGCTGGGACTGGTCGGCACGACGCTGGTCGCGTCGATGCTGATCACCAACGACATGGCGCTGCTCACCATGCTCCCGCTCACCGCGGTCACGCTGCGCGCGACCGGCAACGACGACCTGCTGGCGTTCGTGTTCGTGATGGAGACGGTCGCGGCCAACCTGGGCGGGATGATCACGCCCTTCGGCAGCCCGCAGAACCTGTACCTCTACCAGCACTACGCGCTCGGGATCGACGACTTCCTGCGGATCATGGCGCTGCCGTTCGCGCTGTCGGCGGTGCTGGTCGTGCTCGCCTGCCTGCCGGTACGGCGTACCCCGCACGAGCCGGTCGCCTTCCCCCACCGCGTCGCGGTCGGGCGGACGCTGCTCTACCTGGCGCTCTTCGCCGTGACGGTCGCGATCGTGCTCCGGCTGCTGCCGCCCTGGGCCGGCCTCGGCGTCGTGGCCGTGCTGCTCGTCGCCGACCGCTCGGCGCTGCTGAGGGTGGACTACCTGCTGATCGGGATCCTGGCGGTCTTCTTCGTCGCCGCCGAGGGCCTGGCCCGGGTCCCGAGCGTCGCGTCGGCCCTGCGCGACCTGCTCGCCGTCGACCCGCTCGTGGTCAGCGCGCTCGGCAGCCAGGTGCTGTCCAATGTGCCCACCGCGATCCTGGCCGCGCCGTTCACCTCCGAGCACGCGCAGCTGCTCGTCGGCGTGAACGTCGGCGGGGTCGGCACGGTGATCGCGTCGCTGGCGAGCCTGATCACGCTGCGGCAGTACGCCGTCGTGCGGCCGGGGGAGACCGCGGCGTTCCTGCGGGTGTTCACGGTCGTCAACGTGGCGTTCCTGGTCGTGCTGCTCGCGGCGACGCGCGGGGCGGTCGCAGCCGGCTGGCTCTAG
- a CDS encoding pyridoxal phosphate-dependent aminotransferase, with protein MTELTARPWLAGLAPYSPGAKAASAAGSLSSNECALGASPHVVDAVLREVRDAHRYPDALATDLRAALAERHAVPVDQVLVGNGSDELIFLLALAFLADGGTAVCAEPAYRVDEISTQVVGGAVVPVPLAGDRHDLRAMAGVDADIAYVVNPHNPTGTLVRREEIRRFRDRSPAGLVVVDEAYVDFAPDPAAASAVPLVAGGGLAVLRTFSKAHGLAGLRVGYLVAPADVIATLAGVRAPFSVNRLAQAAALAALRDRTHHDAVRVHTIDMRHRVTELFALRGYDVVPSHANFVLVRVPDERGLVRRLSAAGIAIRPGSALGVPGAVRVSVPGDDGWRRLERALPAAG; from the coding sequence ATGACCGAGCTGACCGCCCGCCCGTGGCTGGCCGGCCTCGCGCCGTACTCCCCCGGCGCCAAGGCAGCCTCCGCCGCCGGCTCGCTCTCCTCGAACGAGTGCGCCCTCGGCGCCAGCCCCCACGTCGTCGACGCGGTGCTGCGCGAGGTCCGCGACGCGCACCGCTATCCCGACGCGCTCGCCACCGACCTCCGGGCCGCGCTGGCCGAGCGGCACGCCGTACCGGTCGACCAGGTGCTGGTCGGCAACGGCTCCGACGAGCTGATCTTCCTGCTCGCGCTCGCCTTCCTCGCCGACGGCGGCACGGCCGTGTGCGCCGAGCCCGCCTACCGGGTCGACGAGATCAGCACCCAGGTGGTCGGCGGCGCGGTCGTCCCGGTCCCGCTCGCCGGTGACCGCCACGACCTGCGCGCGATGGCCGGCGTCGACGCCGACATCGCCTACGTCGTCAACCCGCACAACCCGACCGGCACCCTGGTCAGGCGCGAGGAGATCCGCCGCTTCCGGGACCGCTCACCCGCCGGGCTGGTCGTCGTCGACGAGGCGTACGTCGACTTCGCCCCCGACCCCGCGGCGGCGAGCGCCGTACCTCTGGTGGCGGGCGGTGGGCTGGCGGTCCTCCGCACCTTCTCCAAGGCCCACGGCCTCGCCGGGCTGCGCGTCGGCTACCTCGTCGCACCCGCCGACGTGATCGCGACCCTGGCCGGCGTCCGCGCGCCGTTCTCGGTCAACCGGCTGGCCCAGGCCGCCGCCCTCGCGGCGTTGCGCGACCGCACCCACCACGACGCGGTCCGCGTCCACACGATCGACATGCGGCACCGGGTCACGGAGCTCTTCGCCCTCCGCGGCTACGACGTCGTGCCGTCCCACGCCAACTTCGTGCTGGTCCGCGTCCCCGACGAGCGCGGGCTGGTCCGGAGGCTGTCGGCCGCGGGCATCGCGATCCGGCCCGGATCCGCCCTGGGCGTGCCCGGAGCGGTGCGGGTCTCGGTCCCCGGCGACGACGGGTGGCGGCGGCTGGAGCGGGCGCTGCCCGCGGCCGGCTGA